A stretch of the bacterium genome encodes the following:
- a CDS encoding S8 family serine peptidase, whose protein sequence is MKRIAVLLLMLTLFVAVALAKQKSNTGVEEPYYEYVQNQALVGFRQEATQAKIQEIVSRAGGTIEQYSDLLDFYLIEVADVKSAVQFFRSQSEVLWANYNYIARAHWVPNDQFYSFQWHYPLIGMEQAWDISRGNPNVVVAVLDQGYQFDHEDWTGIQTTGPYDFIGNDNNPSEPNLEDSHGMHVGGTIFARTNNTTGVAGIAPLCTLMPIRVLDNEGSGSLAAIANGFAWAAQQGADVLNASLGFSIQNNQPPQDPGQPLTGAIQQCANANVIMAVSSGNDNADYVSYPAAYPACIAVGATAYNNAIAPYSNRGTALDVTAPGGNTGEDLNQDGYIDGVLSTVRAASQGGDYYTFWQGTSMASPHVAGLAALILANGCPPDQVRNAIESTCVDLGAPGWDVVFGYGRINAHAALQYNCQGGGGETTLFSGPMDSAQEGWTVEEDGADGVGWRFLNSGNPDCGNQPHSGQNGLWHDDEQGVGMQDDWLFTPQIAIPANATQVTLSFWQRNCYVPGYYVLHALYYSTNGQQFTQVAEFNANVPAWEQINVNATSLAGNNVYFAWRYRGDYATEWFLDDVVVTAQIGTGVSRDADITIPEQFTLGNPYPNPFNNMVQIPFELATPQEITLAVYNVLGQRVATLVNHEKLEAGSHRMTWNGESAASGLFLVQLQSGSKVATQKILLVK, encoded by the coding sequence ATGAAGCGAATTGCGGTATTGTTGTTGATGCTGACCTTGTTTGTTGCGGTCGCCTTGGCCAAACAGAAGTCCAATACGGGCGTTGAAGAGCCGTACTACGAGTACGTGCAGAATCAAGCTCTGGTGGGGTTCAGGCAGGAGGCAACGCAAGCGAAGATTCAGGAAATCGTGTCTCGCGCCGGCGGAACGATTGAACAGTACTCAGACTTGCTTGATTTCTACCTGATCGAAGTTGCCGACGTGAAGTCTGCGGTTCAGTTCTTCCGTTCGCAAAGTGAGGTGTTGTGGGCAAACTACAATTACATCGCCCGCGCACATTGGGTGCCGAACGATCAGTTTTACTCGTTTCAGTGGCACTATCCGTTGATCGGGATGGAGCAGGCCTGGGACATTTCGCGCGGCAATCCGAACGTAGTGGTCGCCGTGCTGGACCAGGGATACCAGTTTGATCATGAGGACTGGACGGGAATTCAGACAACCGGCCCGTACGATTTCATCGGCAACGACAACAACCCGTCAGAACCGAATCTGGAAGACTCACACGGGATGCATGTCGGCGGGACTATCTTTGCGCGCACGAACAACACGACGGGAGTTGCAGGCATCGCGCCGCTTTGCACGCTGATGCCGATCCGCGTGTTGGATAATGAAGGATCCGGTTCGCTGGCGGCGATTGCCAACGGATTTGCATGGGCTGCACAGCAGGGCGCAGATGTGCTGAACGCGTCGCTGGGATTCAGCATTCAGAACAACCAGCCGCCGCAGGACCCGGGACAGCCGCTGACCGGTGCTATTCAGCAGTGCGCCAACGCGAATGTGATCATGGCTGTTTCCTCGGGCAACGATAACGCTGATTACGTTTCGTATCCTGCGGCTTACCCCGCCTGCATCGCGGTCGGCGCCACAGCCTATAACAACGCGATCGCGCCCTATTCCAACAGGGGCACGGCGTTGGACGTCACAGCGCCCGGCGGAAACACCGGCGAGGATTTGAATCAGGATGGTTACATTGACGGCGTGCTCTCTACCGTGCGTGCGGCCTCGCAAGGCGGCGATTACTACACGTTCTGGCAAGGCACATCGATGGCGTCACCGCATGTTGCAGGATTGGCGGCGTTGATTTTGGCAAACGGCTGTCCGCCGGATCAAGTGCGCAATGCGATCGAATCCACGTGTGTTGACCTCGGCGCACCCGGCTGGGACGTTGTATTCGGTTACGGACGCATCAACGCGCATGCTGCGTTGCAATACAACTGTCAGGGCGGCGGCGGTGAAACGACGCTCTTCAGTGGACCGATGGACAGCGCCCAAGAAGGCTGGACGGTGGAAGAGGACGGCGCCGATGGCGTCGGCTGGCGATTCCTGAATTCGGGCAATCCCGACTGCGGTAATCAGCCGCATAGCGGACAGAATGGGCTGTGGCACGACGACGAGCAAGGAGTCGGCATGCAGGACGATTGGCTGTTCACTCCGCAAATCGCAATTCCCGCAAACGCAACGCAGGTCACTCTCAGTTTCTGGCAGCGCAATTGCTACGTGCCGGGCTACTATGTTCTGCACGCGCTGTATTATTCGACGAACGGTCAGCAATTCACGCAGGTGGCCGAGTTCAACGCAAACGTTCCGGCGTGGGAGCAGATCAATGTGAACGCGACATCGCTGGCCGGAAACAACGTGTATTTCGCATGGCGTTATCGCGGCGATTACGCAACCGAGTGGTTTCTGGACGACGTAGTGGTCACGGCGCAAATCGGCACGGGCGTGTCGCGCGATGCGGATATCACGATTCCCGAACAGTTTACGCTGGGTAATCCGTATCCGAATCCGTTCAACAACATGGTGCAAATTCCGTTTGAGCTTGCGACTCCGCAGGAGATCACGCTTGCCGTCTATAACGTGCTCGGTCAGCGCGTCGCCACGCTCGTGAATCACGAGAAGCTTGAGGCCGGGTCGCATCGCATGACTTGGAATGGTGAAAGCGCGGCGAGCGGTCTATTCCTCGTGCAGCTGCAAAGTGGAAGCAAAGTCGCAACGCAGAAGATTCTGCTGGTGAAGTAG
- the alr gene encoding alanine racemase — MTADEAKAHRPTFARIFRDAIAENFERFRQLAPESMLMAVVKADAYGHGLLHCARLFGELGADYLGVGFVEEGIKLRQTGIQERILVLGGIVGSQIDLFLEYDLDLTASSVFKLEAIEREAGASGKIAHVHLKIDTGMNRIGQNFRTAEQLFRAARASRHVHVAGIYSHLATAEDADTAFARMQIERFRQVCELAESLGLRDTAYHLANSAGAIRFADARLSMIRPGIGLYGQHAAPYLQAEFPLRAAHQLVSEIVFVKGVRKGEGVSYNLKWTAPENVWVATVPVGYGDGYPRVLSNKTHVLIGGKRYPIVGTVCMDQFMVNLGHDKHDIGEEVVLWGRQGSEEITLWELCEAGGFIPYELPIYLTGRVPRLFV, encoded by the coding sequence ATGACTGCCGACGAGGCGAAAGCGCACCGGCCGACGTTCGCCCGCATATTTCGTGATGCGATCGCCGAGAACTTTGAGCGGTTTCGCCAACTGGCACCGGAGTCAATGCTGATGGCGGTCGTGAAAGCCGATGCCTACGGGCACGGCCTGCTGCATTGCGCGCGACTCTTCGGCGAGTTGGGCGCAGATTACCTCGGAGTTGGCTTTGTCGAAGAGGGAATCAAGCTACGACAGACGGGAATTCAAGAGCGGATTCTCGTGCTGGGTGGCATCGTCGGATCGCAGATCGACTTGTTTCTTGAGTACGATCTCGATCTGACGGCCAGCTCGGTTTTCAAGCTCGAAGCGATTGAGCGCGAGGCCGGCGCATCGGGCAAGATTGCGCACGTTCATTTGAAGATTGACACCGGCATGAACCGTATCGGGCAGAACTTCCGAACGGCCGAGCAGTTGTTCAGAGCAGCACGTGCGTCGCGTCATGTGCATGTGGCGGGCATCTATTCGCATCTGGCGACGGCAGAAGATGCGGATACAGCGTTTGCTCGAATGCAGATTGAACGATTTCGGCAGGTGTGCGAACTTGCCGAGAGTCTGGGGTTGCGCGACACTGCGTATCATCTGGCGAATTCCGCCGGAGCGATCCGGTTTGCGGATGCGCGGCTGAGCATGATTCGACCGGGCATCGGGCTGTATGGCCAGCACGCCGCACCATACCTTCAAGCGGAATTTCCATTGCGTGCCGCACACCAATTGGTTAGCGAGATCGTGTTCGTCAAAGGTGTGCGAAAAGGCGAGGGAGTCAGCTACAATTTGAAGTGGACGGCCCCGGAAAATGTCTGGGTGGCCACCGTGCCTGTGGGATACGGAGACGGTTATCCGCGCGTGCTGTCGAACAAGACGCACGTGCTGATTGGCGGAAAGCGTTATCCGATCGTCGGAACCGTGTGCATGGATCAGTTCATGGTCAACCTCGGGCACGACAAGCACGACATCGGCGAAGAAGTTGTGCTCTGGGGCAGACAGGGAAGTGAAGAGATCACGCTCTGGGAGCTTTGCGAAGCGGGTGGATTCATTCCTTATGAATTGCCGATTTACCTGACGGGCCGTGTTCCGCGGCTGTTCGTGTGA
- a CDS encoding GNAT family N-acetyltransferase, translating to MIRLANPADAEACLRIYAPIIERTAISFELVVPSIETFAKRIETTSRVYPYLVWEKDGDVRGFVYATRYRERAAYDWICESAIYLEENMQGRGLGRKLYRKLFECLRAMGMVSVVGGIRSGSPSAEFHRRIGFKPVGRIPYAGFKFGEWHDVEFWQFELQQPVPLSPAPLKPFPQVAHLITFDE from the coding sequence GTGATTCGTCTTGCCAACCCCGCTGATGCGGAAGCCTGTCTGCGGATTTATGCACCGATCATCGAGCGGACGGCTATCAGCTTTGAGTTGGTTGTGCCCTCCATCGAGACATTCGCCAAGCGCATCGAGACGACTTCGCGCGTCTACCCGTATCTGGTTTGGGAAAAAGATGGCGACGTGCGCGGCTTTGTCTATGCGACGCGTTATCGCGAGCGCGCGGCTTACGATTGGATTTGCGAGTCGGCAATCTATCTCGAAGAGAATATGCAGGGCAGAGGGCTCGGAAGGAAGCTCTACAGGAAGCTCTTCGAATGCCTGAGGGCAATGGGCATGGTTTCAGTCGTGGGCGGGATTCGTTCAGGCTCTCCAAGCGCGGAGTTCCATCGTCGAATCGGGTTCAAGCCGGTCGGCCGTATTCCCTACGCGGGTTTTAAGTTTGGCGAGTGGCACGACGTGGAGTTCTGGCAGTTCGAGTTGCAGCAACCTGTGCCCCTCTCCCCTGCTCCGCTTAAACCGTTTCCACAGGTTGCGCACCTGATTACTTTCGATGAATAA
- a CDS encoding SDR family oxidoreductase gives MNKVALITGASGGIGLELARVFARDGVNLVLAARNREKLDSLAAELSKAHAVEVRTIAVDLSEAGSAQRLFEETTRDNLEIDYLVNNAGFGKFGRFVELPTEEVLAMLELNCRSLTVLSQLFGRTMNARRSGRILNVASTAAFLPGPLMAVYYASKSYVLMLSEALNNEFRGSGVTVTCLCPGPTPTGFQARAGNRTSGVRAFAATSAEQVAMAGYRGMLRGKSVVVPGVVNKVITLGVRCLPRDVVTALSRFVSESR, from the coding sequence ATGAATAAAGTCGCGTTGATTACCGGCGCGTCGGGCGGCATCGGACTGGAGTTAGCCAGAGTGTTTGCCCGCGACGGAGTGAATCTCGTGCTGGCGGCACGCAACCGCGAGAAATTGGATTCGCTTGCCGCAGAGCTAAGCAAAGCTCACGCAGTAGAGGTTCGCACCATTGCCGTGGATTTGAGCGAAGCCGGTTCAGCACAGCGGCTCTTTGAAGAAACCACGCGGGACAATCTTGAGATAGACTACCTGGTGAACAATGCGGGATTCGGGAAGTTCGGCAGATTCGTCGAGCTGCCGACGGAGGAAGTGCTGGCCATGCTCGAACTCAATTGCCGGTCACTGACTGTCTTGTCTCAGCTATTCGGTCGCACGATGAACGCTCGGCGCTCCGGGAGAATTCTGAATGTCGCTTCGACGGCGGCATTTCTCCCCGGTCCCTTGATGGCTGTGTATTATGCAAGCAAGAGCTATGTGCTCATGCTGTCCGAAGCCTTGAACAACGAGTTTCGCGGCAGCGGCGTGACAGTTACCTGCCTTTGCCCAGGGCCGACGCCGACAGGTTTTCAGGCGCGTGCCGGCAATCGTACATCCGGCGTGCGTGCCTTTGCTGCGACTTCGGCCGAACAGGTGGCGATGGCGGGTTACCGCGGGATGCTGAGAGGCAAGTCCGTCGTGGTTCCGGGAGTAGTGAACAAAGTAATTACTCTTGGTGTGCGCTGTTTGCCGCGTGATGTCGTCACTGCACTTTCCCGTTTTGTGTCCGAGTCGCGTTAA
- a CDS encoding carbohydrate binding family 9 domain-containing protein, producing MPLLGLLLLMVFAGIAAADRDGYEITAQLRREPLVLDGRLEPAWFSGGKAENFVQREPGYPAPSTLASEVYVLYDADALYVGYMLFDTAPDSIQGQIQRRDNDANSDFVDFYLDTFHDLRSGYWFTVTAAGVQAEGTFFSENNLSNSWDAVWESAVARTDSGWSCELRIPFQILRHGGPRSDGWGVGFARKIFRKNEAGFWPPVDPEIGWKASNIGVLHGLDKIAPSAHVEILPHAVGRWDAPTGEPWRTENEWENLGLTVKYVPSAALSIDAAYQPDFAQVDVDEAVINLSDYPVFLEEKRPFFLESKEYFEETPYRFVYTRRVTDPDYGGRVNVQHGRFKLSALAAKNRLSYGDMFGERHEILQDAVTGRSSVDFARRHRLGVTWTYLNQTGYSSAAAGVDARFRFRERDRLWFWLAGVERSGDPDQHWWRTHEVKDEQPVEARTSYLRDWGPVRTDLALAYRGTDFDINDLGWGDASNTIRQSFWLGDNYFVNSRYLRNIGFDVNAFHATLTDRTASEGWANFNIFATTSSNWSFGGGGEWGDVFRRRYVGPAGGEFRDNFGSFDLEYYKHFYHWAWLWSDETKPYRYGTDARYRSFRDGELVNLEPEASWRPRSNIELAGGMSWNRVWHARDFDDQTTDFRNWILRGVWSPSLHMSFRGTLQWIEESYFPSEVGLFFANLLMAYNWHPGSWFYLVYDESARSIDPLDKSMPGDRTLRAKLTYFFTVP from the coding sequence ATGCCGTTGTTGGGACTACTCTTACTCATGGTGTTTGCGGGAATTGCGGCAGCGGATCGGGACGGCTACGAAATCACCGCGCAACTTCGGCGCGAACCGCTGGTGCTGGACGGCCGCCTCGAACCTGCGTGGTTCTCGGGCGGAAAAGCGGAGAATTTCGTGCAGCGCGAACCGGGCTATCCGGCACCGTCTACGCTGGCATCCGAAGTATATGTTCTGTACGATGCGGATGCTCTCTACGTCGGCTACATGCTCTTTGACACCGCGCCGGACAGCATTCAAGGACAGATTCAGCGACGCGACAACGATGCGAACTCGGATTTTGTGGACTTCTATTTAGATACTTTCCACGATCTGCGCAGCGGCTACTGGTTTACCGTCACGGCAGCGGGAGTGCAAGCCGAAGGCACGTTCTTCAGCGAAAACAATCTGAGCAATTCGTGGGATGCCGTGTGGGAATCCGCCGTGGCCCGAACGGATAGCGGCTGGAGCTGTGAGTTGCGCATTCCGTTTCAGATTCTGCGGCACGGCGGACCGCGCAGCGACGGGTGGGGAGTCGGATTTGCTCGCAAAATCTTTCGCAAGAATGAAGCGGGGTTTTGGCCGCCGGTAGATCCGGAAATCGGTTGGAAGGCTTCTAATATCGGCGTGCTGCACGGACTCGACAAAATCGCGCCCTCCGCGCACGTCGAGATCCTGCCGCATGCGGTGGGCCGCTGGGATGCTCCAACAGGCGAACCTTGGCGAACGGAAAACGAATGGGAGAATCTCGGACTTACGGTCAAGTATGTCCCCTCGGCTGCGCTGAGTATTGACGCGGCCTATCAGCCCGACTTTGCGCAGGTGGACGTAGACGAGGCTGTGATAAATCTGTCCGACTATCCGGTGTTTCTGGAAGAAAAGCGGCCGTTCTTTCTGGAGTCGAAAGAATACTTTGAGGAGACTCCTTACCGCTTCGTCTACACGCGGCGCGTGACGGACCCCGACTACGGCGGGCGAGTGAATGTCCAGCACGGGCGATTTAAACTCAGCGCACTGGCGGCAAAGAACCGTCTTTCCTATGGGGATATGTTCGGCGAACGGCACGAGATTCTGCAGGACGCGGTGACCGGAAGGTCCTCTGTCGATTTTGCAAGGCGTCACCGGCTTGGAGTGACGTGGACGTATTTGAATCAAACCGGTTACAGTTCCGCTGCGGCAGGCGTGGATGCGCGGTTCAGATTCAGAGAGCGGGATAGGCTGTGGTTTTGGTTGGCAGGAGTCGAGCGCTCTGGGGATCCCGATCAGCATTGGTGGCGCACGCACGAGGTGAAGGACGAACAGCCGGTGGAAGCACGAACGTCCTATCTACGAGATTGGGGACCGGTGCGCACAGATCTCGCGTTAGCCTATCGCGGCACAGACTTCGATATCAATGACTTGGGCTGGGGCGATGCGTCAAACACCATACGGCAGTCCTTCTGGTTGGGGGACAACTATTTTGTCAATAGCAGATATCTGCGTAACATCGGCTTCGATGTCAACGCGTTTCACGCAACGCTGACTGACCGCACGGCATCAGAAGGTTGGGCAAATTTCAACATTTTCGCCACGACCAGCTCCAATTGGAGCTTCGGCGGAGGTGGAGAGTGGGGCGATGTGTTCCGGCGACGCTACGTGGGACCTGCAGGCGGCGAGTTTCGCGATAATTTCGGCAGCTTCGATCTCGAGTATTACAAGCACTTTTACCACTGGGCGTGGCTGTGGAGTGACGAAACCAAGCCATACCGCTACGGCACCGATGCGCGATACCGGAGCTTTCGCGACGGAGAGTTGGTCAATTTGGAGCCGGAAGCGTCTTGGCGACCACGTTCCAACATTGAACTCGCAGGCGGCATGTCATGGAACCGCGTTTGGCATGCGCGGGATTTTGACGACCAGACAACGGACTTCCGCAATTGGATACTCAGAGGTGTATGGTCACCAAGTCTGCACATGTCGTTTCGCGGAACTCTGCAATGGATCGAAGAAAGTTACTTTCCCTCTGAAGTCGGGCTGTTTTTCGCCAATCTCCTGATGGCTTACAACTGGCATCCCGGCAGTTGGTTTTATTTGGTCTATGACGAATCCGCGCGCAGCATCGACCCGCTCGATAAGAGCATGCCCGGCGACCGCACGCTGCGTGCGAAGTTGACATATTTCTTCACGGTGCCTTAA
- the lysS gene encoding lysine--tRNA ligase translates to MSEHNETQELSDLLRLRREKLDTLRSHGVNPYPYSFAKTVHIPELIEKFESIQENEEHAGPEFAIAGRIVSVRIMGKAAFCHVRDEFGMIQVYVQRDRIGDEAFALFKLFDISDWIGVRGTAFVTKTGEKSLRAIEVVMLSKSVRPLPVVKQQGDDVFDAFTDKESRYRQRYIDLAVNPENREIFRTRARIISAVREFLDARGYLEVETPALQPLYGGALARPFITHYNALDRTFYLRIADELYLKRLLVGGFEKVYEICKDFRNEGMDRFHNPEFTMLEFYEAFADFEMIMNLSEELFRHVARRALGTTEVTYQGKTVDFGKPFRRVRFFDLLKEATGKDLLGIPLAELGEIAKAHDVEITREMGEGKILDEMMKTLVRPKLLEPTFIYDYPLSLSPLAKKHRSDPRLVERFQPFALGFELGNAFSELNDPIDQRERFEAQRKLKEAGDEETQPIDEDFLAALEYGMPPTGGMGIGIDRLTMLLTDQDSIREVILFPHLRS, encoded by the coding sequence ATGTCTGAACATAACGAAACACAAGAACTCTCTGATCTCCTGAGACTGCGCCGCGAAAAGCTGGATACGCTCCGCAGTCACGGAGTCAACCCCTACCCGTATTCGTTCGCCAAGACTGTTCACATTCCGGAACTCATCGAGAAGTTCGAGAGTATTCAGGAAAATGAAGAGCACGCAGGACCCGAATTCGCCATCGCCGGCCGGATCGTGTCCGTGCGCATCATGGGCAAGGCTGCTTTCTGTCATGTGCGCGACGAATTCGGGATGATACAGGTCTACGTGCAGCGCGACCGCATCGGCGACGAAGCCTTCGCCCTGTTCAAGCTCTTTGACATTTCCGATTGGATCGGCGTGCGCGGCACGGCTTTCGTCACCAAGACGGGCGAAAAGTCGTTGCGCGCAATCGAAGTGGTGATGCTTTCAAAGAGTGTGCGTCCGCTGCCGGTCGTCAAGCAGCAGGGCGACGATGTGTTCGACGCGTTCACCGACAAGGAATCGCGCTATCGCCAGCGCTACATAGACCTTGCGGTGAATCCCGAGAATCGCGAAATTTTCCGCACTCGCGCAAGAATCATCAGTGCCGTGCGCGAATTCCTCGATGCGCGCGGCTATCTGGAAGTCGAGACTCCCGCGCTGCAGCCACTCTATGGCGGCGCGTTGGCGCGGCCCTTCATCACCCACTACAACGCCCTCGACCGTACGTTCTATCTGCGCATCGCCGATGAGCTATACCTGAAGCGGCTACTCGTCGGCGGTTTCGAGAAAGTCTATGAAATCTGCAAGGACTTCCGCAATGAGGGCATGGATCGATTCCACAATCCGGAATTCACGATGCTCGAGTTTTACGAGGCGTTCGCGGATTTCGAGATGATCATGAATCTCTCCGAGGAGCTCTTTCGCCACGTCGCGCGGCGCGCGCTCGGCACCACCGAAGTCACCTATCAGGGCAAGACTGTGGACTTCGGCAAGCCGTTTCGGCGGGTGAGATTTTTCGACTTGCTGAAGGAAGCGACGGGCAAGGATCTGCTCGGGATTCCGCTTGCGGAATTGGGCGAGATTGCCAAAGCACACGACGTCGAAATCACGCGCGAAATGGGCGAGGGCAAAATTCTGGACGAGATGATGAAGACGCTCGTGCGGCCCAAGCTGCTCGAACCGACATTCATCTATGACTATCCGCTCTCGCTGTCGCCGCTGGCCAAGAAGCATCGCAGCGACCCTCGTCTGGTCGAGCGTTTTCAACCTTTCGCACTGGGTTTTGAGTTGGGCAACGCCTTCTCTGAGTTGAACGACCCGATAGATCAGCGCGAGCGCTTCGAAGCTCAGCGCAAGCTCAAGGAAGCCGGCGACGAAGAGACTCAGCCGATTGACGAGGACTTTCTCGCGGCGCTCGAATACGGCATGCCCCCCACCGGCGGCATGGGTATCGGCATTGATCGTCTGACGATGCTCTTGACCGATCAGGATTCGATCCGCGAAGTGATTTTGTTTCCGCACTTGAGAAGCTAA
- a CDS encoding ABC transporter permease has protein sequence MITYLSVGGVTIGTAALIIVLSVMNGFETEVRARILGADAHLRLETFNPEGLPAWDVARDIVRESPDVTGVAPYVFEKGMVRAGKRSEAAAFRGVDEASLSEVSDLPKHMRRGELILKRDGLPGIVLGRFLAERLGVAPGDTVAVFSPAGVTGPLSTPQVKQFVLSGIFQTGLFEFDDVLAYVDLETAQKVFLRGDRVDGLEIKIKDIFAADRVREEIEDKFNAEYFVRTWQELRSTLYSWMKIEKWMWTIILSIIIIVAAFNILSTLIMVSMEKRRDIGILKAMGARDRDIAAVFSLQGLIVGVSGAVLGTLLGFLVCFGQLRYKWVSLPSDIYFLDALPVQMQPLDFVIVIVIAITLAYLGSLYPARKASQLSPVEAIREG, from the coding sequence TTGATAACCTACCTGTCGGTGGGTGGAGTGACCATCGGCACCGCCGCGTTGATCATTGTGCTTTCGGTGATGAACGGTTTTGAAACGGAAGTGCGGGCGCGGATTCTCGGCGCGGATGCGCATTTGCGGCTGGAGACGTTCAATCCAGAAGGATTGCCCGCGTGGGACGTGGCGCGCGACATCGTGCGCGAATCGCCTGACGTCACAGGAGTTGCGCCATACGTATTTGAAAAGGGGATGGTGCGCGCGGGGAAACGCTCTGAGGCGGCGGCGTTTCGCGGTGTGGATGAAGCTTCGTTGAGCGAAGTGTCCGATTTGCCGAAGCACATGCGCCGCGGTGAATTGATTCTTAAGCGTGACGGATTGCCCGGCATCGTGTTGGGTCGTTTCCTTGCCGAACGTCTGGGCGTAGCGCCGGGCGATACGGTGGCCGTTTTCTCGCCCGCCGGGGTCACCGGCCCGCTCTCAACCCCGCAGGTCAAGCAGTTCGTGCTCTCCGGCATCTTTCAGACGGGGCTGTTCGAATTCGACGACGTGCTGGCCTATGTGGATCTCGAGACGGCGCAGAAGGTCTTTCTTCGCGGAGACAGAGTCGACGGTCTCGAAATCAAGATCAAGGACATCTTCGCGGCGGATCGTGTGCGCGAAGAGATTGAAGACAAGTTCAACGCGGAGTATTTCGTCCGCACGTGGCAGGAGTTGCGCTCCACCCTCTATTCATGGATGAAGATCGAGAAGTGGATGTGGACGATTATCCTGTCCATTATCATCATCGTGGCGGCGTTCAATATTCTGTCCACGCTGATCATGGTTTCCATGGAAAAGCGCAGGGACATCGGCATACTGAAAGCGATGGGCGCGCGCGACCGCGACATCGCCGCCGTGTTTTCGTTGCAGGGACTGATCGTCGGAGTCAGCGGCGCGGTGCTCGGGACTCTGCTCGGATTCCTCGTGTGTTTCGGACAGCTGCGATATAAATGGGTGTCCCTGCCTTCCGACATCTATTTTCTCGACGCGCTTCCCGTGCAGATGCAGCCGCTCGACTTTGTGATTGTCATCGTGATTGCCATCACTCTCGCCTATCTGGGTTCGCTCTATCCGGCGCGCAAGGCTTCGCAGCTCTCGCCCGTGGAGGCAATTCGTGAAGGCTGA
- a CDS encoding Rrf2 family transcriptional regulator, translated as MLLSRPTTYAIRAVLCLARHNSDQPLLAPSIAQAEQLPSSFLSKLLRSLSEAGILQSSRGPGGGFKLAKPLDQIRLRDISVLFDGVSLANECLLGYGKCEDTTPCPVHKLWGPRKQQVEDFLNTTTIADLLALDTRRLAPILEEPKRGRRRIKPRPGEA; from the coding sequence ATGTTACTTTCACGTCCCACTACCTACGCCATTCGTGCGGTGCTCTGCCTTGCCAGACACAATTCCGATCAGCCGTTGCTCGCGCCATCGATCGCCCAGGCGGAGCAACTGCCCTCATCCTTTCTCTCGAAGCTGCTGCGTTCGCTCTCCGAGGCGGGCATCCTTCAGTCGTCGCGCGGACCGGGCGGCGGCTTCAAGCTGGCGAAGCCGCTCGATCAAATCAGATTGCGGGATATTTCCGTGCTGTTTGACGGCGTGTCGCTGGCGAACGAGTGTCTGCTCGGTTATGGCAAGTGTGAAGATACGACACCTTGCCCCGTGCACAAACTCTGGGGACCGCGCAAACAGCAGGTCGAGGACTTTCTGAATACCACGACGATCGCGGACCTATTGGCGCTCGATACGCGCAGACTGGCTCCGATTCTGGAAGAACCCAAACGCGGCAGGCGACGCATCAAACCGCGACCCGGCGAAGCGTAG
- a CDS encoding SLBB domain-containing protein: MRLVNNFYVRAVISALLLVCVTAPLLAQSSVEVGAVPYKIPQVRRVGEGSKYYLNESNELLIRVNIWGRVGRPGQYYVPAKTDLISLMSLAGGPSPRSRLSDVKVVRSEDTGSQEVITVNVRKYTKTGEKRLIPDLKPEDTIVVHGSGWQLVADIASVAGQLAIVANVYYLFFIADGR, from the coding sequence ATGAGGCTGGTTAACAATTTCTACGTGCGCGCTGTTATTTCCGCGCTGCTGCTCGTCTGTGTGACTGCCCCTCTGCTCGCGCAGTCGAGTGTTGAGGTTGGGGCCGTTCCCTACAAGATCCCGCAGGTGCGGCGCGTGGGTGAAGGCAGCAAGTACTATCTGAACGAGTCGAACGAATTGCTGATCCGTGTCAATATCTGGGGACGGGTCGGACGGCCCGGGCAGTATTACGTGCCCGCTAAGACCGATTTGATTTCGCTGATGTCGCTGGCCGGCGGACCAAGCCCGCGCTCGCGACTCTCGGACGTCAAGGTTGTGCGCAGCGAGGATACCGGATCCCAAGAAGTTATCACAGTTAACGTGCGCAAGTATACCAAGACCGGTGAAAAGCGGTTGATACCTGACCTCAAACCCGAAGACACGATCGTCGTTCACGGCTCCGGCTGGCAGCTTGTCGCCGATATCGCCTCGGTGGCCGGACAGCTCGCTATCGTTGCCAATGTATACTACCTCTTCTTCATTGCCGACGGCAGATAG